A single Micromonospora sp. CCTCC AA 2012012 DNA region contains:
- a CDS encoding zinc finger domain-containing protein — MAWDGYCGEPVAWLSVGEPVAGTLYGGSGPIAYTHLLTVAEAIGVYGPISEWVVGPQGGFRRVCFGETVFISAQLGRGFDVRTLPEGVVTVEDPDLDWPCPQCGATPGDRCSGASKHRVRRARGEEYQRLQNEMSQLRDTVANLRRQNERLDEQVHALRREQRKRVPICSRPTRAGRPCQADAITYPTPIESCRIHLTPEEKTMIAAAEAQRRTEFTARPQGTEPELQA; from the coding sequence GTGGCCTGGGATGGTTACTGCGGCGAGCCGGTCGCCTGGCTGTCGGTCGGCGAGCCCGTCGCCGGCACCCTGTACGGCGGCTCAGGCCCGATCGCCTACACCCATCTCCTGACCGTCGCGGAGGCCATCGGGGTGTACGGGCCGATCAGCGAGTGGGTCGTCGGTCCGCAGGGAGGATTCCGCCGGGTGTGTTTCGGAGAGACGGTATTCATCAGCGCCCAACTCGGCCGCGGCTTCGACGTCCGCACGCTGCCTGAGGGCGTTGTCACAGTCGAGGATCCGGACTTGGACTGGCCGTGCCCGCAGTGCGGTGCCACCCCGGGCGACCGCTGCAGCGGAGCGTCCAAGCACCGGGTCCGTCGCGCCCGCGGTGAGGAGTACCAGCGCCTCCAGAACGAGATGAGCCAGCTCCGGGACACCGTCGCGAATCTCCGCAGGCAGAACGAACGGCTCGACGAACAGGTGCATGCTCTGCGGCGCGAGCAACGCAAACGAGTACCGATCTGTAGTAGGCCTACCCGAGCCGGGCGACCGTGCCAGGCCGACGCGATCACCTATCCGACGCCTATCGAGTCGTGCCGTATCCACCTCACGCCCGAGGAGAAGACCATGATCGCCGCCGCCGAGGCTCAGCGGCGGACCGAGTTCACGGCACGCCCCCAGGGGACTGAGCCCGAGCTGCAGGCTTAA